In Microplitis demolitor isolate Queensland-Clemson2020A chromosome 9, iyMicDemo2.1a, whole genome shotgun sequence, one genomic interval encodes:
- the LOC103577107 gene encoding putative mediator of RNA polymerase II transcription subunit 26 isoform X1 — MDKIELLGNACFSHGPYTFYKAVKINNNRVLRLGNFFLTKLWTDTDLVSIGELQLLWIDSRGSNQPLASLRLYFLPENTPDGRRDIHGEDEVLTISEKVVVHVHDLVSWLSPNLEWTWGREVILPPPSASLPPSPSTSSSTLSTATSPSSPSPPLPTSKPSLPAGDEVTGSVAAAASSTTTVDTIDFGVDKKPELIPQVLTDPGIDFTDVEKQEFYDNYECKNLNNNNDDASSFSSISTGVGVGGTGQGVGGKNTRVVVLSYPRYCRYRALLRRLEGSEPSWLCTSVAAALGGFTALPGTRVLFCRDTFDYPDLETHELLCNHLAPKLKGRPRRKRKKRSASPGESSNESEASVASTSRGSTTSSSFSINCPPKSTTPPQTSTPITSSVTPSSTSLTSTTATATSSTLSTSTTTALTSLTTTSSSSTPATLLIASVVSGRGDGVRRSERKVTGDEKKFIIDVQTFMSLRGTPVLKMPLLGYRQIDLYLFYKQVQKLGGYDTVTSGRLWKSIYDEIGGNTGSTSAATITRRHYERLLLPYERHQRGEETKVRPVSRRSKSISDLPIDLPESPKSPPTAMTTTTPSTKSPGPTSPDANCLTNNSNLNNNNNNNSNSNNNIVSIPDKPKTELKPSSLRSVRVKPERLKSLSLSSSSSSSSSSTSSSPSPSPSSTPVINNTINLSLNLNLNHNYQNHNQQTSNDSSSSPSLTPTTTSPTLSLSSQQQQQQQQPSIIENSSLDLPPNLNNLNLPPNLNNLNLPPNLPTTTTTTDIDISTTTNSTTQLDCDVKYDNNSNNDNLLPQNKENIPIFVIKQQQQNLEKEQQQYLQQDQQQSLQQQQQHIQQHKQQQQQDEQQQQQQHKQQQQQQQQQQQNLQNEEYQDQPSNLLQKQQQQQQQQQQQQQQQQQQQQRQNLRKEQQQEQQQKQQKLKSPPSPEVIDLELESDNPPTPPTTATTTTTTTRDKIIIPSFKKRKLEILREGGLEVTAVDLADRPTVIQTHPPLPPATSAILSPNPTANLNVKDEKPQKLISVTVTPDITHMLASPEKYNNNNNSNNINNSTGKKFINSLPPKVIQSHSIFSGNDKVVYGNPKDILTASKYVINTPDVLDLTKSAQTFSRPNLEIVRVPIVPRPQLFKNSITSNSNNSNNYNNNHNHSDNYSNEKLPGVNIDKLSTKVNLPILDSRTIASNNLEITLVNPKNYNNNNNNNNKLSNYTSPPIRQNGASALVSKMKTNKCHTIESPYARKVNNHIVNVPNLNNLHYGSGGSSGRPMTSTSLRIDKMAADGSNRRISESDLPKYSNYGNKMSYLQQKSDRDRDRDRYDRDRHDRRHSVPTLPAGFMSGLNTTPFYPPPQPPSSSATGVIHNNKFIPPGPMIDPIYYSAIYNGLFSTGQVAPTVTSSMRPPQIGHGTITSPINNNSGSQHGYLPPIEFNDYYKNFLTSQQQQHHQRLLMMSQHQSAPTSK, encoded by the exons TTACTGGGGAACGCATGCTTCAGTCATGGCCCATATACATTCTACAAagctgttaaaataaataacaatcgTGTATTACGattaggtaatttttttttaacaaaattatggACTGACACGGATTTAGTCAGTATTGGAGAGTTACAGCTGTTATGGATCGACAGTCGCGGATCCAATCAGCCATTAGCATCTTTAAGATTATATTTCCTCCCCGAAAACACACCTGACGGCCGACGGGACATTCACGGCGAG GATGAAGTATTAACAATATCGGAAAAAGTAGTTGTCCACGTGCACGATTTAGTATCATGGCTATCACCAAATTTGGAGTGGACATGGGGTCGAGAAGTAATACTACCACCGCCATCTGCTTCTTTACCTCCGTCGCCGTCGACATCGTCATCGACGTTATCGACGGCAACGTCACCGTcatcaccatcaccaccaTTACCGACATCTAAACCTTCATTACCGGCCGGCGATGAAGTTACCGGCAGTGTCGCAGCAGCTGCTTCCAGCACAACGACAGTCGATACAATCGATTTCGGTGTCGATAAGAAACCCGAGTTGATACCTCAAGTGCTTACCGATCCCGGTATCGATTTCACTGATGTCGAAAAACAAGAATTTTACGACAACTACgaatgtaaaaatttgaataataacaatgacgATGCGTCGTCATTTTCATCGATATCGACGGGAGTTGGGGTGGGGGGAACAGGGCAAGGAGTAGGAGGAAAAAATACACGAGTTGTCGTATTGTCTTATCCGAGGTATTGTCGATATCGGGCATTGTTACGACGATTGGAGGGCTCGGAACCATCTTGGCTCTGTACTTCAGTTGCTGCGGCCTTAGGGGGATTTACTGCGTTACCTGGTACACGTGTATTATTTTGTCGAGATACGTTCGATTATCCAGATCTCGAAACCCATGAACTTTTATGCAATCATTTGg cgCCAAAATTAAAAGGCAGACCAAGAAGAAAACGTAAAAAACGCAGTGCATCACCTGGTGAATCGAGTAATGAAAGTGAAGCATCTGTCGCATCAACATCTCGTGGATCAACGACGTCATcatcattttcaataaattgtcCTCCGAAATCAACAACACCCCCGCAAACATCAACTCCAATAACGTCGTCTGTGACCCCATCGTCAACATCCTTAACCTCAACGACGGCAACAGCGACATCTTCGACACTATCGACCTCTACAACGACCGCATTAACGTCATTAACAACTACGTCATCATCGTCGACACCAGCGACACTATTAATAGCGTCAGTGGTATCTGGCCGAGGTGATGGTGTCAGAAGAAGTGAGCGGAAGGTTACgggggatgaaaaaaaatttataatcgaCGTACAAACTTTTATGAGTTTACGCGGCACTCCGGTACTGAAAATGCCGCTTTTAGGTTATCGGCAGA TCGATTtgtatttgttttataaacaAGTTCAAAAACTTGGCGGCTATGATACGGTGACGTCTGGACGTCTTTGGAAATCGATTTATGATGAAATTGGAGGTAACACTGGTTCAACTAGTGCTGCTACAATAACACGCAGGCATTATGAAAG gttactACTACCTTACGAACGTCATCAACGCGGTGAAGAAACAAAAGTCCGACCAGTAAGTCGTCGCAGTAAATCGATATCCGATTTACCAATCGATTTACCAGAATCACCTAAATCTCCGCCAACAGCCATGACGACAACAACGCCATCTACAAAATCTCCGGGGCCTACATCGCCGGACGCCAATTGTCTAACTAATAATTCTAaccttaataataataataataataatagtaatagtaataataatatcgtgAGCATTCCCGATAAACCAAAGACTGAATTAAAACCATCATCATTACGCAGTGTCCGCGTAAAACCCGAGCGTTTAAAATCACTATCgctttcatcatcatcatcatcatcttcatcatcaacgtcatcatcaccatcaccgTCGCCATCGTCAACACccgttataaataatactataaatctcagtttaaatttaaatcttaatcataattatcaaaatcatAATCAACAAACTTCTAATGATTCATCATCAAGTCCATCATTAACACCAACAACAACTTCCCCTACATTAAGTTTATCatcacaacaacaacaacaacaacaacagccatcaattatagaaaattcatCATTAGATTTACcgccaaatttaaataatttaaatttaccgccaaatttgaataatttaaatttaccgccaaATTtaccaacaacaacaacaacaaccgACATTGATAtctcaacaacaacaaattcAACAACACAACTAGATTGTGATgttaaatatgataataattcaaataatgataatttactaccacaaaataaagaaaacattccaatttttgttattaaacaacaacaacaaaatcTAGAAAAAGAGCAACAACAATATTTACAGCAAGACCAGCAACAAAGtttacaacaacaacaacaacatatACAACAGcataaacaacaacaacaacaagatgaacaacagcagcaacaacaacataaacaacaacaacaacaacaacaacaacaacaacaaaatttacaaaacgAGGAATATCAAGATCAgccatcaaatttattacaaaaacaacaacaacaacaacaacaacaacaacaacaacaacaacaacaacaacaacaacaacaacgacaAAATTTACGAAAAGAGCAACAGCAAGAACagcaacaaaaacaacaaaaattaaaatcaccgCCATCACCAGAAGTTATTGATCTTGAATTAGAATCAGATAATCCACCAACACCaccaacaacagcaacaacaacaacaacaacaacacgagataaaataataataccaagttttaaaaaacgtaAACTAGAAATATTGCGCGAAGGCGGTCTCGAAGTAACGGCCGTCGACCTCGCGGATCGTCCAACAGTAATTCAAACCCACCCGCCATTACCCCCAGCCACTTCCGCCATTTTGTCGCCGAATCCAACTGCAAACCTCAACGTTAAAGACGAAAAGCCTCAAAAATTGATATCTGTGACCGTCACTCCAGACATTACGCACATGCTGGCCTCTCCTGAAAaatacaacaacaacaacaacagcaacaacattAATAACAGCACTGGAaagaaatttatcaattctttGCCGCCAAAAGTGATCCAGTCCCACTCAATATTTTCTGGCAACGACAAAGTAGTATACGGAAACCCTAAAGATATATTAACTGCCTCTAAGTACGTGATTAATACACCAGATGTCCTAGATCTCACTAAATCTGCGCAGACCTTTTCTCGCCCTAACCTCGAAATCGTGCGGGTCCCTATCGTTCCCCGCCCgcaattattcaaaaattcaattacttctaatagtaataacagtaataattacaacaataaTCACAACCACAGTGACAATTAcagtaatgaaaaattacccggtgttaatattgataaattatcgACGAAAGTCAATTTACCGATACTCGATTCCCGCACCATAGCctcaaataatttagaaataacTTTAGTCAAcccgaaaaattataataataacaataacaataacaataaattgtcaAATTACACTAGTCCACCGATAAGACAAAATGGCGCCAGTGCTCTGGTGTCGAAAATGAAAACTAACAAATGTCATACAATCGAAAGTCCCTATGCTCGAAAAGTGAACAATCATATTGTAAATGTaccaaatttgaataatttacactATGGTAGTGGGGGAAGTAGTGGGAGACCAATGACGTCGACGTCATTGAGGATCGACAAAATGGCGGCTGATGGCAGCAATAGACGAATAAGCGAAAGTGATTTACCAAAATATAGTAACTATGGCAACAAAATGTCGtatttgcaacaaaaaagtGACAGGGATCGTGACCGTGATCGATATGACAGAGATCGACATGATCGGAGGCATAGTGTCCCTACTTTACCGGCTGGGTTTATGTCAGGGTTAAATACGACGCCATTTTATCCACCGCCACAGCCGCCATCATCTTCAGCGACTGGAGTCAttcataataacaaatttataccGCCAGGGCCAATGATTGACCCGATTTATTATTCGGCGATTTATAATGGACTGTTTAGTACAGGACAGGTGGCGCCAACAGTCACTAGCTCGATGCGACCGCCGCAAATTGGTCATGGAACGATAACCTCACCGATAAACAATAACTCGGGGTCACAACATGGATATTTACCGCCAATTGAGTTTAatgattactataaaaattttctaacctcacaacaacaacaacaccaCCAGAGATTACTTATGATGAGTCAGCATCAATCCGCGCCGacgtcaaaataa
- the LOC103577107 gene encoding putative mediator of RNA polymerase II transcription subunit 26 isoform X2 encodes MQLLGNACFSHGPYTFYKAVKINNNRVLRLGNFFLTKLWTDTDLVSIGELQLLWIDSRGSNQPLASLRLYFLPENTPDGRRDIHGEDEVLTISEKVVVHVHDLVSWLSPNLEWTWGREVILPPPSASLPPSPSTSSSTLSTATSPSSPSPPLPTSKPSLPAGDEVTGSVAAAASSTTTVDTIDFGVDKKPELIPQVLTDPGIDFTDVEKQEFYDNYECKNLNNNNDDASSFSSISTGVGVGGTGQGVGGKNTRVVVLSYPRYCRYRALLRRLEGSEPSWLCTSVAAALGGFTALPGTRVLFCRDTFDYPDLETHELLCNHLAPKLKGRPRRKRKKRSASPGESSNESEASVASTSRGSTTSSSFSINCPPKSTTPPQTSTPITSSVTPSSTSLTSTTATATSSTLSTSTTTALTSLTTTSSSSTPATLLIASVVSGRGDGVRRSERKVTGDEKKFIIDVQTFMSLRGTPVLKMPLLGYRQIDLYLFYKQVQKLGGYDTVTSGRLWKSIYDEIGGNTGSTSAATITRRHYERLLLPYERHQRGEETKVRPVSRRSKSISDLPIDLPESPKSPPTAMTTTTPSTKSPGPTSPDANCLTNNSNLNNNNNNNSNSNNNIVSIPDKPKTELKPSSLRSVRVKPERLKSLSLSSSSSSSSSSTSSSPSPSPSSTPVINNTINLSLNLNLNHNYQNHNQQTSNDSSSSPSLTPTTTSPTLSLSSQQQQQQQQPSIIENSSLDLPPNLNNLNLPPNLNNLNLPPNLPTTTTTTDIDISTTTNSTTQLDCDVKYDNNSNNDNLLPQNKENIPIFVIKQQQQNLEKEQQQYLQQDQQQSLQQQQQHIQQHKQQQQQDEQQQQQQHKQQQQQQQQQQQNLQNEEYQDQPSNLLQKQQQQQQQQQQQQQQQQQQQQRQNLRKEQQQEQQQKQQKLKSPPSPEVIDLELESDNPPTPPTTATTTTTTTRDKIIIPSFKKRKLEILREGGLEVTAVDLADRPTVIQTHPPLPPATSAILSPNPTANLNVKDEKPQKLISVTVTPDITHMLASPEKYNNNNNSNNINNSTGKKFINSLPPKVIQSHSIFSGNDKVVYGNPKDILTASKYVINTPDVLDLTKSAQTFSRPNLEIVRVPIVPRPQLFKNSITSNSNNSNNYNNNHNHSDNYSNEKLPGVNIDKLSTKVNLPILDSRTIASNNLEITLVNPKNYNNNNNNNNKLSNYTSPPIRQNGASALVSKMKTNKCHTIESPYARKVNNHIVNVPNLNNLHYGSGGSSGRPMTSTSLRIDKMAADGSNRRISESDLPKYSNYGNKMSYLQQKSDRDRDRDRYDRDRHDRRHSVPTLPAGFMSGLNTTPFYPPPQPPSSSATGVIHNNKFIPPGPMIDPIYYSAIYNGLFSTGQVAPTVTSSMRPPQIGHGTITSPINNNSGSQHGYLPPIEFNDYYKNFLTSQQQQHHQRLLMMSQHQSAPTSK; translated from the exons TTACTGGGGAACGCATGCTTCAGTCATGGCCCATATACATTCTACAAagctgttaaaataaataacaatcgTGTATTACGattaggtaatttttttttaacaaaattatggACTGACACGGATTTAGTCAGTATTGGAGAGTTACAGCTGTTATGGATCGACAGTCGCGGATCCAATCAGCCATTAGCATCTTTAAGATTATATTTCCTCCCCGAAAACACACCTGACGGCCGACGGGACATTCACGGCGAG GATGAAGTATTAACAATATCGGAAAAAGTAGTTGTCCACGTGCACGATTTAGTATCATGGCTATCACCAAATTTGGAGTGGACATGGGGTCGAGAAGTAATACTACCACCGCCATCTGCTTCTTTACCTCCGTCGCCGTCGACATCGTCATCGACGTTATCGACGGCAACGTCACCGTcatcaccatcaccaccaTTACCGACATCTAAACCTTCATTACCGGCCGGCGATGAAGTTACCGGCAGTGTCGCAGCAGCTGCTTCCAGCACAACGACAGTCGATACAATCGATTTCGGTGTCGATAAGAAACCCGAGTTGATACCTCAAGTGCTTACCGATCCCGGTATCGATTTCACTGATGTCGAAAAACAAGAATTTTACGACAACTACgaatgtaaaaatttgaataataacaatgacgATGCGTCGTCATTTTCATCGATATCGACGGGAGTTGGGGTGGGGGGAACAGGGCAAGGAGTAGGAGGAAAAAATACACGAGTTGTCGTATTGTCTTATCCGAGGTATTGTCGATATCGGGCATTGTTACGACGATTGGAGGGCTCGGAACCATCTTGGCTCTGTACTTCAGTTGCTGCGGCCTTAGGGGGATTTACTGCGTTACCTGGTACACGTGTATTATTTTGTCGAGATACGTTCGATTATCCAGATCTCGAAACCCATGAACTTTTATGCAATCATTTGg cgCCAAAATTAAAAGGCAGACCAAGAAGAAAACGTAAAAAACGCAGTGCATCACCTGGTGAATCGAGTAATGAAAGTGAAGCATCTGTCGCATCAACATCTCGTGGATCAACGACGTCATcatcattttcaataaattgtcCTCCGAAATCAACAACACCCCCGCAAACATCAACTCCAATAACGTCGTCTGTGACCCCATCGTCAACATCCTTAACCTCAACGACGGCAACAGCGACATCTTCGACACTATCGACCTCTACAACGACCGCATTAACGTCATTAACAACTACGTCATCATCGTCGACACCAGCGACACTATTAATAGCGTCAGTGGTATCTGGCCGAGGTGATGGTGTCAGAAGAAGTGAGCGGAAGGTTACgggggatgaaaaaaaatttataatcgaCGTACAAACTTTTATGAGTTTACGCGGCACTCCGGTACTGAAAATGCCGCTTTTAGGTTATCGGCAGA TCGATTtgtatttgttttataaacaAGTTCAAAAACTTGGCGGCTATGATACGGTGACGTCTGGACGTCTTTGGAAATCGATTTATGATGAAATTGGAGGTAACACTGGTTCAACTAGTGCTGCTACAATAACACGCAGGCATTATGAAAG gttactACTACCTTACGAACGTCATCAACGCGGTGAAGAAACAAAAGTCCGACCAGTAAGTCGTCGCAGTAAATCGATATCCGATTTACCAATCGATTTACCAGAATCACCTAAATCTCCGCCAACAGCCATGACGACAACAACGCCATCTACAAAATCTCCGGGGCCTACATCGCCGGACGCCAATTGTCTAACTAATAATTCTAaccttaataataataataataataatagtaatagtaataataatatcgtgAGCATTCCCGATAAACCAAAGACTGAATTAAAACCATCATCATTACGCAGTGTCCGCGTAAAACCCGAGCGTTTAAAATCACTATCgctttcatcatcatcatcatcatcttcatcatcaacgtcatcatcaccatcaccgTCGCCATCGTCAACACccgttataaataatactataaatctcagtttaaatttaaatcttaatcataattatcaaaatcatAATCAACAAACTTCTAATGATTCATCATCAAGTCCATCATTAACACCAACAACAACTTCCCCTACATTAAGTTTATCatcacaacaacaacaacaacaacaacagccatcaattatagaaaattcatCATTAGATTTACcgccaaatttaaataatttaaatttaccgccaaatttgaataatttaaatttaccgccaaATTtaccaacaacaacaacaacaaccgACATTGATAtctcaacaacaacaaattcAACAACACAACTAGATTGTGATgttaaatatgataataattcaaataatgataatttactaccacaaaataaagaaaacattccaatttttgttattaaacaacaacaacaaaatcTAGAAAAAGAGCAACAACAATATTTACAGCAAGACCAGCAACAAAGtttacaacaacaacaacaacatatACAACAGcataaacaacaacaacaacaagatgaacaacagcagcaacaacaacataaacaacaacaacaacaacaacaacaacaacaacaaaatttacaaaacgAGGAATATCAAGATCAgccatcaaatttattacaaaaacaacaacaacaacaacaacaacaacaacaacaacaacaacaacaacaacaacaacaacaacgacaAAATTTACGAAAAGAGCAACAGCAAGAACagcaacaaaaacaacaaaaattaaaatcaccgCCATCACCAGAAGTTATTGATCTTGAATTAGAATCAGATAATCCACCAACACCaccaacaacagcaacaacaacaacaacaacaacacgagataaaataataataccaagttttaaaaaacgtaAACTAGAAATATTGCGCGAAGGCGGTCTCGAAGTAACGGCCGTCGACCTCGCGGATCGTCCAACAGTAATTCAAACCCACCCGCCATTACCCCCAGCCACTTCCGCCATTTTGTCGCCGAATCCAACTGCAAACCTCAACGTTAAAGACGAAAAGCCTCAAAAATTGATATCTGTGACCGTCACTCCAGACATTACGCACATGCTGGCCTCTCCTGAAAaatacaacaacaacaacaacagcaacaacattAATAACAGCACTGGAaagaaatttatcaattctttGCCGCCAAAAGTGATCCAGTCCCACTCAATATTTTCTGGCAACGACAAAGTAGTATACGGAAACCCTAAAGATATATTAACTGCCTCTAAGTACGTGATTAATACACCAGATGTCCTAGATCTCACTAAATCTGCGCAGACCTTTTCTCGCCCTAACCTCGAAATCGTGCGGGTCCCTATCGTTCCCCGCCCgcaattattcaaaaattcaattacttctaatagtaataacagtaataattacaacaataaTCACAACCACAGTGACAATTAcagtaatgaaaaattacccggtgttaatattgataaattatcgACGAAAGTCAATTTACCGATACTCGATTCCCGCACCATAGCctcaaataatttagaaataacTTTAGTCAAcccgaaaaattataataataacaataacaataacaataaattgtcaAATTACACTAGTCCACCGATAAGACAAAATGGCGCCAGTGCTCTGGTGTCGAAAATGAAAACTAACAAATGTCATACAATCGAAAGTCCCTATGCTCGAAAAGTGAACAATCATATTGTAAATGTaccaaatttgaataatttacactATGGTAGTGGGGGAAGTAGTGGGAGACCAATGACGTCGACGTCATTGAGGATCGACAAAATGGCGGCTGATGGCAGCAATAGACGAATAAGCGAAAGTGATTTACCAAAATATAGTAACTATGGCAACAAAATGTCGtatttgcaacaaaaaagtGACAGGGATCGTGACCGTGATCGATATGACAGAGATCGACATGATCGGAGGCATAGTGTCCCTACTTTACCGGCTGGGTTTATGTCAGGGTTAAATACGACGCCATTTTATCCACCGCCACAGCCGCCATCATCTTCAGCGACTGGAGTCAttcataataacaaatttataccGCCAGGGCCAATGATTGACCCGATTTATTATTCGGCGATTTATAATGGACTGTTTAGTACAGGACAGGTGGCGCCAACAGTCACTAGCTCGATGCGACCGCCGCAAATTGGTCATGGAACGATAACCTCACCGATAAACAATAACTCGGGGTCACAACATGGATATTTACCGCCAATTGAGTTTAatgattactataaaaattttctaacctcacaacaacaacaacaccaCCAGAGATTACTTATGATGAGTCAGCATCAATCCGCGCCGacgtcaaaataa